Below is a window of Thermofilum sp. DNA.
GCGCAGCTGATCAAGGAGCTGAACGGTGCGCTGGTCGTGACAACTCCGAGCGAGCTGACCCAGCTCGTGGTCAGGAAGGCGATCACTTTCTGCAAGCAGCTGAAGATCCCTCTTCTCGGGCTCGTGGTGAACATGAGCTACTTTACCTGCCCCGTGTGCGGTACTAGGCACCGACTATTCGGAAACACTAGCTCTCAGGACATAGAAAAGCAGCTAGGAGTGAGGGTCCTCGCCGAGATACCTGTCGACCCTCGCGTAGCAGAGAGCGCGGACTCAGGAGTGCCGGTGGTCCTCGCCTACCAGGAGTCAGAAGCTGCGAAGAGTTTCCTGAAGCTAGCAGAGGAAGTTGAAGGTATTCTCAACTCGCAGAGCGCTCGAGAACCTCGAGAAGGTTCCTGATGACCTCGACGGCACGCCCTACATCGCTTCTGCTAACCACGAAGATCACATCCCGGTAGCTCGACAACACTTCTGTCAGGTTGATCCCCCTACTTGACAGCGACATCGCGAGGTGCGAGACGACGCCCGGAGTCACAAGTATGTCTGGAGGCCCTGTGAGGATGATCGCTGCTTGCTCTCGCAGGTATTGGAGCACGTTTCTCGAGCTGACTCTGGAAAGCAGTTCGCTAGCGACACTTTCCTCCGCGACAACCGTGAATGCTGAAAAACCTTGAATGAACTGAACGAACTTAGCTTTCTCTACTTGGCTGAGACCTTCCAGTAGTTTATCCCCTTCATGCATGGCCACCGAGAGAACCGATAAACCCTCAACCACCCGGAGCTCGCTGCCTCTAAGAGCACGCGATAGTCTCTCCGGCGGGGGATACTCTTCGAGCAGGCTTTTCACAGCCCTCAGGACAGCTATCTTGACGGATCCTTCGCCCAGCTTTCTCCCGGAGAGTCTCTCCATATCTTCTTTTAGAAGCCTCGCGAGCGATGAATAGTTTACAATGTTAAGCTTCATAGCCTCTATAATGTAAGGCATTGAAAGGATGAGCCTTTGAGCGATTTTTACTAAACTGGGCTTTCTTCTCATGCTCGCTGCTCACAGAGCCCGTGAATATAATCTTTTTCTTGAGAAAGGAACTTATATTAAGCATTTTAACTCTGGTTAAAGAATCGTTAATAAATGAAAAGATATATAAAGCTAGCTGAGCGAGGCTCTTTTGACAGCAACTATGCAAAACACCAGAGCATTTCTCCCAGCGGGAGGGAAGCTCTTTCTCGCAGGATTGCTCGTCGGCCTTCTCCTTGGAGCGCTGCTAGGGTATTCGCTACTATCGCTAACAGGAGGATATGTGGCTACACCAGCTCAGAGCTATGTTGAGAAGATAAAGAGCAGGGGGAAGCTGATCCTAGGCACGTCTGCTGACTGGCCGCCTTTCGAGTACGTTGATGCGAAGGGGCAGTACGCGGGGATAGATATCGAGATAGCGAAGAGAATCGCAGCCGAGCTCGGAGTGCAGCTGGAAGTGAAGGATATGAAGTTCGCCGCCCTCATAGAGGCGCTGAAGAAGGGCGACATAGATATCATCCTCGCCGACATGACTCCAACAGCTGAGAGGGAGAAGGAAGTCGACTTTTCTCTACCTTACTACTACAGCAAGGGGTACGCTGTCGTAACTCTGAAGACGTCTGCAATCTCCAGCGGCGCAGACCTGCTGGGGAAGAGAATAGGTGTGCAGCTCGGGACGATACAGGAGGATTGGGCGAAAGAGAACCTTGAAGGAAAAGCTACGGTAATATCCTACAACAGGGTCTACCCAGAGATGGTGATGGTTCTGAAGAGGGGGGACATCGACGCCATCATAATCGGCGACACTATCGCGAGCGCGCTTGTTACGAAGGACCCCGACCTCAAGATCGCGACCTACGTCGGGCAACCTACGATCGGTGCCGCTGTGGCAGTGCCTCAGGGCGCAGAGGATTTGAAGTATGTGGTGAACCGGGTTATTGAAAGGCTTATCGAGACGGGGGAGATCAGCGCTATCTTCCAGCAGGAGACGCTGAAGTGGCTTGGCGAACAATAAGCATATCTCTTCAAAAGAATATTTTTCTCTTCTGAGGTGGAACTTCGTGATAGATTTCCTGACGAGCTACGCGGGCTATATCGCGGAGGGTATCGCAGTAACGCTTCAGATAACTTTGATGTCCTACACGCTGGGCTTCGCGCTTGGAGCTCTCCTCCTTGCGGGAGGTCTTTCCCCGCTGAGCCTGTTGACTCGAATGTACATAGAGCCCGTTAGAGGCACCCCTCTACTCGTCCAGATCTTCATCATCTACTTCGGGCTGCCGGCAATAGGCATCAAACTCGATGCTTTCACTTCAGCGGTGCTGGCGCTAGGCCTGAACAGCGCGGCTTACCAGGCGGAGATCTTGCGCTCCGCCGTGAAGGCGATCCCGGAGAGCCAGATTCACGCTGCCGAGGTTCTCGGCTTCTCGGGGGCCCAGACCTACAGGTACGTTATCCTGCCCCTAGCTCTCAGATCCTCCATCCCCGCGCTTGTCAACGAGTTCGTCACAGTGCTCAAGGAGAGCTCTCTGGCGAGCGTGATCGGCATCGTCGAGCTCACCCGCCGGGGAGAGTACGTGGCGGCTTACACGTACAGGGCTTTCGAGGCATATCTGATCGTCGCGCTGATCTACTTCATCGCGTGCTACACTTTCTCCCAGTTTTCGAGGCTACTTGAGAGAAAGCTGAGAATACCGGGGTACACGGGTGCGTAGCATGAGCGAGAAGGTGCTCGTCCTCGATAAGGTAGTAGCGGGCTACGACGGCAAGCCGGTAGTTAAGGGCGTATCGCTCGAGGTCAGCAGGGGAGAGAAAGTAGTGATCATGGGCCCCAGCGGCAGTGGGAAGAGCACGCTCCTGAAAGTGGCCGTGCTGCTTGTGAGGCCTTTCTCGGGTAGGGTCTTCCTCGACGGGGATGAGCTTACGTCTAGGCACGCGAACCTGCGGAGAGCGCGCGCAAAGACAGGGTTCGTCTTCCAGAGCTACAACCTATTCCCCCACATGAAGGTGATAGACAACATCGCTCTGCCCTTAAGAATCGTGAAAGGCTTCTCTAACGAGGAGGCCAGGCAGAGGGCGCTGGCAGTGCTTAGGGAGCTAGGCCTCTCGGGCTTCGAGGACAAGTACCCCCTGCAGCTCAGCGGTGGACAGCAGCAACGGGTAGCTATCGCCAGGGCACTGGCCATGGACCCCGTT
It encodes the following:
- a CDS encoding ABC transporter substrate-binding protein, with product MTATMQNTRAFLPAGGKLFLAGLLVGLLLGALLGYSLLSLTGGYVATPAQSYVEKIKSRGKLILGTSADWPPFEYVDAKGQYAGIDIEIAKRIAAELGVQLEVKDMKFAALIEALKKGDIDIILADMTPTAEREKEVDFSLPYYYSKGYAVVTLKTSAISSGADLLGKRIGVQLGTIQEDWAKENLEGKATVISYNRVYPEMVMVLKRGDIDAIIIGDTIASALVTKDPDLKIATYVGQPTIGAAVAVPQGAEDLKYVVNRVIERLIETGEISAIFQQETLKWLGEQ
- a CDS encoding amino acid ABC transporter ATP-binding protein, encoding MSEKVLVLDKVVAGYDGKPVVKGVSLEVSRGEKVVIMGPSGSGKSTLLKVAVLLVRPFSGRVFLDGDELTSRHANLRRARAKTGFVFQSYNLFPHMKVIDNIALPLRIVKGFSNEEARQRALAVLRELGLSGFEDKYPLQLSGGQQQRVAIARALAMDPVIMFLDEPTSALDPELKAEVLETLREVAHRGIAMVTVTHELDFAKDIADRVVIMEDGVIVEEGDRSVLTSPKTERARSFLRLIEKEV
- a CDS encoding amino acid ABC transporter permease, producing MIDFLTSYAGYIAEGIAVTLQITLMSYTLGFALGALLLAGGLSPLSLLTRMYIEPVRGTPLLVQIFIIYFGLPAIGIKLDAFTSAVLALGLNSAAYQAEILRSAVKAIPESQIHAAEVLGFSGAQTYRYVILPLALRSSIPALVNEFVTVLKESSLASVIGIVELTRRGEYVAAYTYRAFEAYLIVALIYFIACYTFSQFSRLLERKLRIPGYTGA